The following coding sequences are from one Lolium rigidum isolate FL_2022 chromosome 6, APGP_CSIRO_Lrig_0.1, whole genome shotgun sequence window:
- the LOC124664031 gene encoding uncharacterized protein LOC124664031 → MTVAYGTSAAFSVRPAVPGARPCSCAAAGPRLRSDGNGKWWAPLLGWSGQPDYIDAQPAASSAPEEQREKPAARRFGVLTEEKARQLRMRMMETESFHDAMYHSAIASRLASAARDKDTKG, encoded by the coding sequence ATGACAGTGGCGTATGGAACCTCAGCCGCCTTCTCCGTCCGTCCGGCGGTGCCCGGGGCCCGGCCCTGCTCCTGCGCGGCCGCCGGGCCGAGGCTCCGTTCCGACGGGAACGGCAAATGGTGGGCGCCGCTGCTGGGGTGGTCGGGCCAGCCCGACTACATCGACGCCCAGCCTGCAGCTTCGTCGGCGCCGGAGGAGCAGCGCGAGAAGCCGGCGGCGAGGCGGTTCGGGGTGCTGACGGAGGAGAAGGCGCGGCAGCTGCGCATGCGGATGATGGAGACGGAGAGCTTCCACGACGCCATGTACCACTCCGCCATCGCCTCccgcctcgcctccgccgcccGCGACAAGGACACCAAAGGCTAG